Proteins encoded together in one Prosthecobacter debontii window:
- a CDS encoding argininosuccinate synthase produces MKKKIVLAYSGGLDTSVLLSWIKETYDAEVIAFCANIGQDDELKGLNAKAKKTGALKIYVDDLQEEFAKDFIFPMMQAGAIYEGQYFLGTSIARPLIAKRMVEIAKAEGATAIGHGATGKGNDQVRFELTTAALAPDLEIIAPWRDERFRTQFPGRAEMIAYCEEKKIPIQASAKKPFSMDRNLLHISYEAGILEDPWFNAGDVKYRDYFTTLSVFPEDAPDKAEYVVLDFDKGNCVAVNSKPMNPLQVMKALNKLGGKHGVGRVDMVENRFVGMKSRGVYETPGGAILHFAHRQIESLTMDREVMHLRDSLIPEYAKLVYNGFWYAPERLALQALVTESQKNVSGTVRVKLYKGGIHAAGRQSQFSLYNPHIATMEADPTKAYNQDDATGFIHLNGLRLRVNSQVNGPANIGG; encoded by the coding sequence ATGAAAAAGAAAATCGTCCTCGCCTACTCCGGCGGCCTCGACACCTCCGTCCTGCTCTCCTGGATCAAAGAAACCTATGATGCTGAAGTCATCGCTTTCTGCGCGAACATCGGTCAGGACGATGAACTCAAAGGTCTGAACGCCAAAGCCAAGAAGACCGGCGCTCTGAAGATCTACGTGGATGACCTCCAGGAGGAATTCGCCAAGGACTTCATCTTCCCCATGATGCAGGCCGGGGCCATCTATGAGGGCCAGTATTTCCTCGGCACCTCCATCGCCCGCCCTCTCATCGCCAAGCGCATGGTGGAGATCGCCAAGGCTGAAGGTGCCACCGCTATCGGCCACGGTGCTACTGGCAAAGGCAACGATCAGGTCCGTTTCGAGCTCACCACCGCCGCGCTGGCTCCTGACCTCGAAATCATCGCCCCCTGGCGCGACGAGCGTTTCCGCACCCAGTTTCCGGGCCGTGCTGAAATGATCGCCTACTGCGAAGAGAAAAAGATTCCCATCCAGGCCAGCGCGAAGAAGCCCTTCTCCATGGACCGCAACCTACTCCACATCAGCTACGAGGCCGGTATCCTGGAGGACCCTTGGTTCAACGCCGGTGACGTCAAGTATCGCGACTACTTCACCACCCTCTCAGTGTTCCCTGAAGACGCCCCGGACAAGGCCGAATACGTCGTGCTCGACTTTGATAAAGGCAACTGTGTGGCCGTGAACAGCAAGCCCATGAACCCACTCCAGGTCATGAAAGCGCTGAACAAGCTCGGCGGTAAGCACGGCGTGGGCCGTGTGGACATGGTGGAAAACCGCTTCGTCGGCATGAAGAGCCGCGGTGTCTATGAAACCCCCGGTGGTGCCATCCTCCACTTCGCCCATCGCCAGATCGAGTCCCTCACCATGGACCGCGAAGTCATGCACCTGCGTGACAGCCTCATCCCTGAGTATGCCAAGCTCGTCTACAACGGCTTCTGGTATGCCCCTGAGCGTCTCGCCCTCCAGGCCCTCGTCACTGAGAGCCAGAAGAACGTCTCCGGCACCGTCCGTGTGAAGCTGTATAAAGGCGGCATCCACGCTGCGGGCCGTCAGTCCCAGTTCAGCCTCTACAACCCGCACATCGCCACGATGGAAGCGGACCCGACCAAGGCCTACAACCAGGACGACGCCACCGGCTTCATCCATCTGAATGGCCTGCGCCTCCGCGTGAATTCCCAGGTCAACGGACCTGCCAACATCGGTGGTTAA
- a CDS encoding GNAT family N-acetyltransferase — translation MSFDPQRELSFLLRDGTPLAVRSIRPEDRDFITEAFRRLSPESRYFRFWTRVRELNPRLIEELCSPDQKDHVAWVARHQTREDIPGVGGASFWRLKDDPTAAEVSFTVADEFQGLGVGTLLLALLWEHALTLGIQRLVGHVLHENITMRAWWDALGAMEQEAPRHWQTTLILDESLLENNHAGDHLRERLAQVRKSMNEEITLKD, via the coding sequence ATGTCCTTCGATCCCCAGCGCGAGCTTTCCTTCCTCTTGCGGGATGGCACGCCTTTGGCGGTGCGTTCCATTCGCCCCGAGGATCGGGATTTCATCACGGAGGCGTTTCGCAGGCTGTCGCCAGAGTCGCGTTACTTTCGGTTTTGGACCCGTGTGCGGGAACTCAATCCCCGTTTGATCGAAGAGCTCTGCTCACCAGATCAGAAGGACCATGTGGCCTGGGTGGCACGGCATCAGACGCGTGAAGATATCCCCGGTGTCGGAGGCGCATCGTTTTGGCGCTTGAAGGACGATCCGACGGCTGCGGAAGTGTCCTTCACCGTGGCGGATGAGTTTCAGGGGCTGGGCGTGGGCACCTTACTATTGGCTTTGCTTTGGGAGCATGCGCTGACCTTGGGCATTCAGCGGTTGGTGGGGCATGTGCTGCACGAAAACATCACCATGCGGGCCTGGTGGGATGCCTTGGGGGCGATGGAGCAAGAGGCACCTCGGCATTGGCAGACGACTCTGATTTTGGATGAATCCCTGCTGGAAAACAATCATGCAGGCGACCATCTGCGCGAGCGCTTGGCTCAGGTCAGGAAGAGCATGAATGAAGAAATCACTTTGAAGGATTGA
- a CDS encoding GntT/GntP/DsdX family permease, whose translation MTPESLNLLYLSTASVAVLIILIAWARMNAFLALLLASIVMGLGSGMDPVKMVKAFESGMGGTLGGIAGVLGLGTILGGLLAASGGAEVLAKALIRLFGPKRVHWCLMVLGLCIGLTTWFAVGLVMLVPILITLARETKEPFLKLAIPMLAVLSIMHGVMPPHPGPVVALQALNADLGKVMLWGLLAAVPVAAISGPIFASWVVPRVTVTTPELPPVDPVVAARAKPSLGVTVAVLVVPILLLMTQTVAELLEEDPNHPIRQIASVIGNPTLALGLSVIFAGIVFRFSRSESLKIGEKAIAAVGMTLLVVGGGGGFKGVLEASGAAGAIGDMAEAAHLPPLVFGWVCAALVRVATGSATVAITTASGLVAPLVIGNPDVNPELVVVGIGCGSLFLSHLNDAGFWIVKELLGMTVAQTLRTWTVTETLVGITGLFVAWGLDLVF comes from the coding sequence GTGACTCCCGAATCTCTCAACCTGCTCTATCTTTCCACAGCCTCGGTGGCTGTTTTGATCATCCTCATTGCCTGGGCGCGCATGAATGCGTTTTTGGCCCTGCTGCTGGCTTCGATCGTCATGGGTTTAGGCTCGGGGATGGACCCGGTGAAGATGGTGAAAGCCTTTGAAAGCGGTATGGGCGGCACGTTGGGCGGGATTGCCGGTGTGCTGGGCCTGGGCACGATTCTAGGCGGTCTCTTGGCTGCCTCGGGTGGCGCGGAGGTGCTGGCGAAGGCGTTGATCCGTTTGTTTGGCCCGAAGCGGGTTCACTGGTGCCTGATGGTGCTGGGCCTGTGCATCGGTCTGACCACATGGTTTGCCGTGGGTTTGGTGATGCTGGTGCCGATTTTGATCACCCTGGCTCGTGAGACGAAGGAGCCTTTCTTGAAGCTGGCGATTCCCATGCTGGCGGTGCTGTCCATCATGCACGGTGTTATGCCTCCGCATCCGGGGCCCGTGGTAGCCTTGCAGGCGCTGAATGCTGATCTCGGGAAAGTAATGCTGTGGGGCTTGCTCGCCGCTGTGCCTGTGGCGGCGATTTCGGGCCCGATTTTCGCGAGTTGGGTGGTGCCTCGGGTGACGGTGACAACTCCTGAATTGCCCCCCGTGGACCCAGTGGTTGCAGCACGTGCCAAGCCTTCCTTGGGTGTGACCGTGGCGGTGCTTGTGGTGCCGATCCTGCTGCTCATGACCCAGACGGTGGCGGAACTTCTGGAAGAAGATCCCAATCACCCGATTCGTCAGATCGCTTCCGTGATTGGTAATCCGACCTTGGCCTTGGGCCTCTCGGTGATCTTTGCAGGCATCGTTTTCCGCTTCTCACGCTCAGAGTCCCTGAAGATCGGTGAAAAAGCCATTGCAGCCGTGGGCATGACCCTTTTGGTCGTCGGTGGTGGCGGTGGATTCAAAGGCGTGCTGGAAGCCAGCGGTGCTGCCGGAGCGATTGGGGATATGGCCGAGGCGGCGCATCTACCACCTCTTGTCTTCGGTTGGGTCTGCGCGGCTCTAGTGCGCGTGGCCACAGGTTCGGCCACGGTGGCGATCACCACCGCTAGCGGCTTGGTCGCTCCTTTGGTGATTGGTAATCCAGATGTGAACCCCGAGCTCGTCGTCGTCGGCATTGGCTGTGGATCACTGTTCCTTTCACACCTGAATGACGCGGGTTTCTGGATTGTGAAGGAACTCCTCGGCATGACCGTTGCGCAGACGCTGCGTACCTGGACGGTGACAGAGACACTCGTGGGCATCACCGGTCTGTTCGTCGCCTGGGGCTTGGATTTGGTGTTCTAA
- a CDS encoding aminotransferase-like domain-containing protein — MTSSSSASASSLPLYQEVADKLARLIQGGVLRPGEKIPSLRKVSGQYGVSLTTAIQAFIQLEDRGLVEGRPKSGFFVRVQPKPIKEPAFQRQPAASSITQVSVGGLQSRLFDAAMVPRILPLGGAVPVPELLPMVKLNRSLAAVARRQGKSGVAYDMPPGSEVLRREIVKRTLNAGATLLPQEVITTCGATEALMLCLRAVTQPGSVVAVESPAYFGALHALEELGLRAVEIPTDPEHGMDLDALEVALTQHDISACLVVPNFSNPTGSLMPDAHKRSLVQMLAEREVPLIEDDVFGELHHGPHRPHLAKSYDEKGLVMLCGSFSKSLAPGYRVGWVAPGRYYDRIKALKLTTTLATPTLPELAIADFLANGGYDHYLRSARAFYAANTKRVGQAIRLAFPEGTQVSQPQGGFVLWVEMPTGVDALRLQDEALAHEINIAPGPMFSANQGYRNCVRISCGVPWTERLHHALQTLGKLAARQM, encoded by the coding sequence ATGACCTCGTCTTCCTCCGCCAGTGCGTCCTCGCTTCCCCTCTATCAGGAGGTGGCGGATAAGCTCGCGCGACTGATTCAGGGGGGTGTCTTGCGTCCGGGGGAGAAGATACCGTCCCTGAGAAAGGTGAGTGGGCAATACGGGGTGAGCCTGACCACGGCCATTCAGGCGTTCATTCAGCTGGAGGATCGAGGTCTCGTGGAAGGTCGGCCCAAATCAGGCTTTTTTGTGCGGGTGCAGCCAAAGCCGATCAAAGAGCCTGCCTTCCAACGACAACCCGCGGCGAGCAGCATCACCCAGGTCTCCGTCGGCGGGTTACAATCGAGGCTGTTCGACGCCGCTATGGTTCCACGCATCCTCCCTCTGGGGGGAGCGGTTCCGGTGCCGGAACTGCTGCCCATGGTGAAGCTGAATCGCAGTCTGGCGGCGGTGGCCAGGCGTCAGGGGAAAAGCGGTGTGGCCTATGACATGCCTCCCGGCTCCGAAGTTCTCAGGCGGGAGATTGTGAAACGGACGCTGAATGCCGGCGCCACGCTGCTACCGCAGGAAGTCATCACCACCTGTGGAGCGACGGAGGCCCTGATGCTCTGCCTGCGGGCGGTGACGCAACCCGGCAGTGTGGTGGCCGTGGAAAGTCCGGCTTACTTCGGGGCACTGCATGCGCTGGAGGAGCTGGGGCTACGTGCCGTGGAGATCCCTACCGATCCTGAGCATGGTATGGATCTGGATGCCTTGGAGGTGGCTTTGACCCAACATGACATCTCGGCCTGTCTGGTGGTGCCTAATTTCAGCAATCCCACAGGCAGCCTCATGCCCGATGCGCATAAGCGGAGTCTGGTGCAGATGCTGGCTGAGCGCGAGGTGCCGTTGATCGAGGACGATGTGTTTGGAGAATTGCATCATGGTCCGCATCGGCCTCATCTGGCCAAGAGCTACGATGAGAAAGGGCTGGTGATGCTGTGTGGCTCCTTTTCCAAATCACTCGCACCCGGCTATCGCGTGGGTTGGGTGGCTCCAGGTCGCTACTACGACCGGATCAAGGCTCTGAAGCTCACCACCACACTTGCGACGCCCACTCTGCCGGAGCTGGCCATCGCCGACTTCCTCGCCAATGGAGGTTACGATCACTACCTGCGCTCCGCTCGCGCCTTCTACGCGGCCAATACTAAGCGCGTGGGGCAGGCCATCCGCCTCGCCTTTCCTGAAGGCACCCAGGTGAGCCAGCCGCAGGGAGGTTTTGTCCTTTGGGTGGAAATGCCCACCGGAGTGGATGCCCTGCGCCTACAAGACGAGGCGCTGGCCCACGAGATCAACATCGCTCCAGGGCCCATGTTCTCAGCTAACCAGGGTTACCGAAATTGCGTCCGCATCTCCTGCGGCGTGCCCTGGACAGAACGGCTCCATCATGCGCTCCAAACCCTGGGCAAACTGGCGGCGAGGCAGATGTGA
- a CDS encoding PA2169 family four-helix-bundle protein, whose translation MNTISTLNNLIETLKDGQNGFADAAQDVPDADLKSLFLGYSQQRAQFAGELQGLVKSLGEDEPTDSGSLGGAIHRGWIDLKAALSTRDNHAILSECERGEDVAVAAYKKALEQKELPVNVIDIVQTQYATVKATHDHIRNLRDSLVAA comes from the coding sequence ATGAACACCATCTCAACGCTCAATAATCTCATTGAAACTCTCAAAGACGGGCAGAACGGCTTTGCCGATGCGGCCCAAGACGTGCCTGATGCCGACCTTAAAAGTCTCTTCCTCGGCTATTCCCAACAACGAGCTCAGTTTGCAGGTGAACTGCAGGGCTTGGTTAAAAGTCTTGGCGAGGATGAACCTACCGATAGCGGCTCACTCGGGGGAGCAATTCATCGTGGATGGATCGATTTAAAAGCCGCTCTCTCCACTCGCGACAATCATGCCATTCTTTCTGAATGCGAGCGTGGTGAAGACGTCGCCGTAGCCGCTTATAAAAAAGCGCTCGAACAGAAGGAGTTGCCAGTTAACGTGATTGACATCGTCCAGACTCAATATGCCACAGTAAAAGCTACTCACGATCACATCCGCAACTTGCGGGATAGCTTGGTTGCAGCATAA
- a CDS encoding SDR family oxidoreductase has translation MNTHSLVDPRYLYPTPPYKTKAQTPPGTEDEMGPQADHGETSYQGHNLLLGRKALITGADSGIGRAVALAFAREGADVAISYLSEHEDARATEQLVIEAGRKAVLLAGDIASKQTCKQITDTALHQLGGIDILVNNAAFQRSRKQLDDTSDDEFVETYEVNVFAMFRLSQLVMPHIPAGGSIINTASIQSFDPSPELLAYASTKAAIVSFSRSLANIAIKQGVRVNCVAPGPVWTPLIPSTLPKEKAKMFGADNAFGRAAQPVELAPLFVFLASPQASYVTGEVFGATGGQMPI, from the coding sequence ATGAATACCCATTCTCTCGTCGATCCTCGTTATCTATATCCCACGCCACCTTATAAAACCAAGGCTCAAACACCTCCAGGCACTGAGGACGAGATGGGCCCCCAAGCCGATCACGGCGAAACAAGCTATCAAGGCCACAATCTATTGCTTGGACGTAAAGCTCTCATTACCGGCGCTGATAGTGGCATCGGTCGTGCGGTCGCTCTCGCCTTTGCGCGAGAGGGCGCCGATGTCGCCATCTCCTATCTTTCCGAACATGAAGATGCCCGTGCCACTGAGCAACTCGTCATCGAAGCGGGTCGAAAAGCCGTGCTTCTCGCCGGAGACATCGCCTCAAAACAAACCTGTAAACAGATCACTGACACCGCATTACATCAGCTTGGTGGGATCGATATTCTGGTCAACAACGCCGCCTTTCAACGATCTCGCAAACAACTCGATGACACGAGTGATGATGAATTTGTCGAAACCTATGAGGTCAATGTGTTTGCGATGTTTCGCTTATCGCAACTCGTGATGCCGCACATTCCTGCTGGGGGTTCGATCATTAACACCGCCTCGATTCAATCCTTCGATCCCAGTCCCGAACTCTTGGCCTATGCCTCTACCAAAGCGGCTATCGTTAGTTTTTCCCGCTCTCTGGCCAACATCGCCATCAAACAGGGAGTCCGGGTGAACTGCGTCGCTCCGGGGCCTGTGTGGACACCGCTGATCCCGTCGACACTGCCGAAGGAAAAAGCCAAAATGTTCGGCGCTGACAATGCCTTTGGCCGCGCTGCTCAACCTGTCGAACTCGCACCTCTCTTTGTCTTTCTCGCTTCCCCTCAGGCTAGCTATGTCACAGGCGAAGTCTTCGGCGCGACTGGTGGTCAGATGCCCATTTGA
- a CDS encoding zinc-dependent alcohol dehydrogenase, with protein sequence MKAAVFHFPGRISVDNVPDPRLHHLEDVIVRVTATAICGSDLHIYNGFTPQVKPMIMGHEFMGIVEDVGPGVTRLKKGDRVVVPFPIACGGCFFCNHHLPGHCENSNPSKYGPEGSLLKEKGGGMFGYTDLYGGYDGGQAEYVRVPFANFGPRIISSDYSDEEVLFLTDIFPTGFSAVEWGGVKGGETVAVFGCGPVGLMAQKVAWARGAARVIAVDIEDYRLEMARNVCKSETINLHDQDPAETIRELTHGRGADVCIDAVGQEAERSLWDKIANIVHLQVGSLNALRMCLSAVRRGGIVSVVGVYAVPYDNFPLGQIFDKGISMRFGQAPVHACIDDLIQWVESKKIRLDDIITHRVPLTDAAHAYDIFNKKKDGCVKVVMYPGSSSTAAPSVAETFEKEASETPTTAILGTPAPAF encoded by the coding sequence ATGAAAGCCGCTGTATTTCACTTTCCTGGCAGGATTAGTGTGGATAACGTTCCTGATCCGCGCTTGCATCATCTGGAGGACGTCATCGTCCGTGTCACCGCAACAGCCATCTGCGGGTCTGACTTGCATATCTACAATGGTTTCACCCCCCAAGTGAAACCCATGATCATGGGCCATGAATTTATGGGCATTGTCGAAGATGTCGGCCCCGGCGTCACCCGCCTCAAAAAAGGGGATCGAGTGGTTGTGCCCTTCCCCATCGCGTGTGGAGGATGTTTTTTCTGTAACCATCACTTGCCTGGACACTGCGAAAACTCCAACCCCTCCAAATACGGTCCGGAAGGTTCTTTGCTGAAAGAAAAAGGCGGTGGCATGTTTGGTTATACCGATCTTTACGGAGGCTACGATGGAGGCCAGGCAGAATACGTCCGCGTGCCTTTTGCCAATTTTGGTCCTCGGATCATTTCCTCGGACTACAGCGACGAAGAGGTGCTGTTTCTGACAGACATTTTTCCCACGGGCTTCAGCGCGGTGGAATGGGGCGGAGTTAAAGGAGGCGAAACCGTCGCCGTATTCGGATGCGGTCCGGTCGGACTCATGGCGCAGAAAGTGGCTTGGGCTCGTGGTGCAGCCCGAGTCATTGCGGTTGATATCGAAGACTACCGATTGGAGATGGCTCGGAATGTCTGCAAATCCGAGACAATCAACCTTCACGACCAGGATCCGGCGGAAACAATTCGAGAGCTTACTCATGGGCGTGGAGCAGATGTTTGCATTGATGCGGTGGGCCAAGAGGCGGAGCGTAGCCTGTGGGATAAGATCGCCAATATTGTTCATCTCCAGGTCGGAAGCCTCAACGCTTTGCGAATGTGCCTCAGCGCTGTCCGTCGGGGTGGGATTGTCAGCGTGGTGGGTGTTTATGCGGTGCCCTATGACAATTTTCCGCTTGGGCAGATCTTCGATAAGGGGATCTCCATGCGTTTTGGGCAAGCCCCCGTTCATGCCTGCATCGATGATCTGATTCAATGGGTGGAGTCCAAAAAGATCCGGCTGGACGACATCATCACCCACCGGGTTCCGTTAACCGATGCTGCCCATGCTTATGACATCTTCAATAAGAAGAAGGACGGCTGTGTGAAGGTGGTCATGTATCCGGGATCCTCATCGACTGCCGCACCCTCCGTTGCGGAAACCTTTGAAAAGGAAGCCTCCGAGACTCCAACCACGGCGATCTTGGGAACGCCCGCTCCAGCTTTTTAA
- a CDS encoding FAD/NAD(P)-binding protein, which produces MNPPPKLAIIGSGPSSLYLLKHIFDEAAALSSSLRDITIFEKEPLTGTGMPYSPLTTDKFNMANISSEELPELPVTFGDWLRAQGPEVLAALDLDGGEIRDDEVYSRIALGQYFRAQYHVLTAWLVAVGIRVHPYADSEVTDMVDDPESGRVTVITQDGQTHEFDRVVIATGHYWPNHDRPQSGYYASPWPISKLLPNEGEFYNFTIGTLGASLSAFDVISSLAHRHGTFTEGPDGTTYSPHTGTEGFRIVMHSAQGLLPHLQFDQVNNFRLIYRHVDREGILALLDGNGFLRLEKYYDQVCRPVLQEAFRKDEMPEMVQRLANPNFTLLDFVEEMADKHEYCDAFEGMRTEMIGAKESVEKHRPIHWKEVIDDLMYTLNFHVGFMPAEDVLILQKEVMPFLMNVIAAMPLPSGNRILALRDAGILELVPGKVTLAENQEEENVTTIEVDDEGNKSTRLYRMFIDCSGQQPLDLENYPFSSLIKQKSVRKARSRFLKGRAHNDLAKEQKRHVFRDNGQWLYHPGGIDVDGIYRVLNHEGEPNRRIHDVAFPHLTGLRPYSYGLQACNHTAAILVKGWVEEIKAATALEMDLAALTRVYEAV; this is translated from the coding sequence ATGAACCCTCCCCCCAAGCTTGCCATCATCGGCAGTGGACCCTCCTCGCTCTACTTGCTGAAGCATATCTTCGATGAAGCTGCTGCATTAAGCTCGTCTTTGCGCGACATCACCATCTTTGAAAAGGAGCCTTTGACCGGCACAGGCATGCCCTACAGCCCGCTCACCACGGACAAATTTAATATGGCGAACATCTCCTCGGAGGAGTTACCAGAACTGCCCGTCACCTTTGGAGATTGGCTCCGTGCTCAAGGCCCAGAGGTTCTCGCCGCGCTGGATCTTGATGGTGGGGAGATTCGGGACGACGAAGTGTATAGCCGCATTGCGTTGGGGCAGTATTTTAGAGCCCAGTATCATGTTCTTACGGCTTGGCTGGTGGCCGTAGGCATCCGTGTGCATCCATATGCCGACAGTGAAGTCACGGATATGGTGGATGATCCTGAAAGTGGTCGAGTCACTGTGATCACGCAGGATGGACAAACGCATGAGTTTGACCGTGTGGTCATAGCCACAGGTCACTACTGGCCCAATCACGATCGACCCCAATCCGGATATTACGCTTCGCCTTGGCCCATCTCCAAACTGCTACCCAACGAGGGAGAATTTTATAATTTCACCATCGGGACACTTGGAGCGTCTCTCAGTGCCTTTGATGTGATCTCCTCCCTGGCGCATCGCCATGGAACATTCACAGAAGGCCCCGATGGAACCACTTATTCTCCCCACACTGGCACGGAGGGCTTCAGGATCGTCATGCATTCGGCTCAAGGATTACTTCCACATTTACAGTTCGATCAAGTCAACAACTTCAGGTTGATCTATCGGCATGTGGATCGTGAAGGCATCCTGGCTCTGCTGGATGGAAATGGCTTTCTGCGCTTAGAGAAATATTATGATCAAGTCTGCCGCCCAGTGCTACAGGAGGCCTTTCGAAAGGATGAGATGCCGGAGATGGTCCAACGCCTTGCTAATCCTAATTTCACTCTGCTGGATTTTGTCGAGGAGATGGCGGATAAGCATGAATACTGCGATGCTTTTGAGGGGATGCGCACGGAGATGATCGGGGCTAAGGAATCGGTCGAAAAACATCGGCCCATTCATTGGAAGGAGGTGATCGATGACCTCATGTACACTCTCAACTTTCATGTGGGATTCATGCCTGCAGAGGACGTCCTCATTTTGCAAAAAGAGGTGATGCCTTTTCTAATGAATGTGATCGCCGCTATGCCTCTCCCTTCCGGAAATAGGATTCTTGCGCTTCGTGACGCAGGCATCCTGGAATTGGTTCCCGGTAAAGTCACCTTAGCCGAAAACCAAGAGGAGGAAAACGTGACCACCATTGAGGTGGATGACGAAGGTAACAAATCCACGCGCCTTTATCGCATGTTCATCGACTGTAGCGGTCAGCAGCCGTTGGATTTAGAGAACTATCCCTTTTCAAGTTTGATCAAGCAAAAGTCGGTGCGTAAGGCTCGCAGCCGCTTTTTAAAAGGGAGGGCACATAACGATCTGGCGAAGGAGCAAAAGAGGCACGTTTTCAGAGACAATGGGCAATGGCTGTATCATCCTGGAGGCATTGATGTGGATGGCATCTATCGTGTTCTTAACCATGAAGGGGAGCCTAATCGTCGCATCCACGACGTCGCTTTTCCGCACCTCACTGGCCTGCGCCCCTACTCATATGGGTTGCAAGCCTGCAATCATACCGCAGCCATCCTTGTTAAAGGCTGGGTGGAGGAAATCAAGGCAGCAACCGCCTTGGAAATGGATCTCGCTGCGTTAACCCGCGTTTATGAGGCCGTGTGA
- the gnd gene encoding decarboxylating NADP(+)-dependent phosphogluconate dehydrogenase, with protein sequence MSQKSDFGLIGLAVMGQNLVLNVESRGFQVSVYNRTTATTDEFIAKHPGKKLVGTKTLEEFVQSLATPRKIQIMVKSTAVKDTDRDAVDAVIEQLIPLLEKGDIVIDGGNSFYQTTERRDAYLAEKGLRFIGAGVSGGEEGARKGPSIMPGGPASTWEVMKPIFESISAKVDGEPCVIHIGPGGAGHYVKMIHNGIEYGDMQLICEAYNIFKAAGITTDEMAAIFNEWNEGDLLSYLIQISGKALEQKDPETGKPIVELIVDKAGQKGTGQWTLLNAAENAVVISTINAAVEARILSSQKKQRVAASKELTGPAVNITTEKAELVKKVHDALYASKIISYAQGLDLIKTMGEKKNWGLDLGRIASIWRGGCIIRARFLNRITDAYRNNADLANLMLDPFFKDVLSKTQQNWREVVSIATLNGIPVPAFSASLGYYDSYRAERLPANLLQAQRDFFGAHTYERLDKPEGQFFHTEWPEVIG encoded by the coding sequence ATGAGCCAAAAAAGTGACTTCGGACTGATCGGCCTCGCCGTGATGGGCCAGAACCTTGTGTTGAACGTGGAAAGCCGTGGCTTCCAGGTTTCCGTTTACAACCGCACCACCGCCACCACCGACGAGTTCATCGCCAAGCACCCAGGCAAGAAGCTGGTGGGCACGAAGACCCTCGAAGAGTTCGTCCAGTCCCTGGCCACCCCACGCAAGATTCAGATCATGGTGAAGTCCACTGCGGTGAAGGACACCGATCGTGACGCTGTGGATGCTGTGATCGAGCAGCTCATTCCTCTCCTCGAAAAAGGCGACATCGTCATCGACGGTGGTAACAGCTTCTACCAGACCACCGAACGCCGTGACGCTTACCTAGCTGAAAAAGGCCTGCGCTTCATCGGTGCTGGGGTCTCGGGTGGTGAAGAAGGCGCTCGTAAAGGCCCCTCCATCATGCCGGGTGGCCCTGCCAGCACTTGGGAGGTGATGAAGCCGATCTTCGAAAGCATCTCCGCTAAGGTGGACGGTGAGCCTTGCGTGATCCACATCGGCCCAGGCGGCGCCGGTCACTATGTAAAGATGATCCACAACGGCATCGAGTATGGCGACATGCAGCTCATCTGCGAAGCCTACAACATCTTCAAGGCCGCTGGCATCACCACCGACGAGATGGCTGCCATCTTCAACGAGTGGAACGAAGGCGACCTGCTCAGCTACCTCATCCAGATCTCCGGCAAGGCCCTGGAGCAGAAGGACCCTGAGACCGGCAAGCCAATCGTCGAACTCATCGTGGACAAAGCCGGCCAGAAAGGCACCGGCCAGTGGACGCTCCTCAATGCCGCTGAAAACGCCGTGGTGATCAGCACCATCAACGCCGCGGTGGAAGCCCGTATTCTTTCCTCCCAGAAGAAGCAGCGTGTGGCCGCCAGCAAGGAGCTCACCGGTCCTGCGGTGAACATCACTACCGAGAAAGCTGAGCTGGTGAAGAAGGTGCACGACGCCCTCTACGCCTCCAAGATCATCTCCTACGCTCAGGGTCTGGACCTGATCAAGACCATGGGTGAGAAGAAGAACTGGGGCCTCGACCTCGGCCGTATCGCCTCCATCTGGCGCGGCGGTTGCATCATCCGTGCACGCTTCCTCAACCGCATCACCGATGCTTACCGCAACAACGCCGATCTGGCCAACCTGATGCTCGATCCTTTCTTCAAGGACGTGCTCAGCAAGACCCAGCAGAACTGGCGCGAAGTGGTGTCCATCGCCACCCTGAACGGCATCCCGGTTCCAGCTTTCTCCGCCTCCCTGGGCTACTACGACAGTTACCGTGCTGAACGTCTGCCAGCTAACCTGCTGCAGGCCCAGCGTGACTTCTTCGGCGCTCACACCTACGAGCGTCTCGACAAGCCAGAAGGTCAGTTCTTCCACACCGAGTGGCCTGAAGTGATCGGTTAA